The Trypanosoma brucei gambiense DAL972 chromosome 10, complete sequence genome has a segment encoding these proteins:
- a CDS encoding kinesin, putative, with the protein MCDRLNTMSIISPRSAAPSSGRRLSASRRGQDREYRRTNSSRSVLSQRQKLSDSIHGTGNAMDVYVRVRPFSERELSMNAPQHSTVRIEVDNPCVLTLLDPQKDFKPRQSYSFTRCFWSVLESDSADCGNAGDILSAIGTYIDRRVASPRSARQRQATGNSSRSHSARGKGSGDFSGFVETSGSNAALLTVNTVPHPPYSSQADVYNEVGRPLLENSLLGYNGCIFAYGQTGSGKTFTMLGYTPKASDFRRSSRRQQISIDEADGEHLFNSSSPRRTATPLTSNRLRRTSWKSNMVSPRDTRSLSGTFRVEAEQSGAGDDNKPSVDPNELQGIIPRITRDLFQGLHEVRHREASHSFRVELEFYEIYNEKVYDLINPQKDADLKIRQNPLTGPYVEGLSSLVVVNEVQVAEVINRGSVDRHTSCTRMNDRSSRSHAIITINILQLSLDGKNSSCQKRSKLNLVDLAGSERIGASGVEGLHFKESTKINLSLTTLGRVIDCLAELSQSKVPSVTAPYRDSNLTWLLMDSLGGNSKTSMVATISPHCSNFEEMRQTIRYASRARQIVNVAVVNEDPHVRQINMLTNEVENLKKVIRENGMNEFTRDYVIDLRQRYSDLEKRCVEQQLSLVQLRAEIEENTTYNRQDEPTPVSGRATRVFRADLNGRRTRNNVNGDEADALTVSPRVPESRRSAAAAWPTPPKSSPCNNSSRNSNAEVTAELRTQIKRLKDGLNTVRVDSCLQQYHVKEFALSYTTAVSNAICDTVIKKNKEFLGQATLLFGTRAGRRDPHLRPLSRTPRRDVDDSKKVPDCRSWRPADKAENDSRCVTPSHAGKAKRGDPDAALAIECAKYQTELQRVRDELGSAIVESQRTSEVLRRLQYEREDLKRKNEEISSKYEEKEREVRQLKRLLESGARSREEGEGGVGSATDWKKQADEELNCLRAALQKMCEEHSRVEQQHQAEIHSLISQQDRLFNISSSLLANWESRSAALDSSFAQLRALLHNKEYQSQHQRLRDSMLERRNYSAEVAAVDERKRRDTQRLREIMEQLKQNQKDSKASIQKFEEDVRQHFSGVRTAREGNGGESSFANPHSSRPR; encoded by the coding sequence ATGTGTGACCGTCTAAATACAATGTCTATCATTTCTCCCAGATCAGCAGCTCCCAGCTCGGGGAGGAGACTTTCGGCGTCACGTCGGGGTCAAGATCGAGAATATCGTCGGACGAACTCCTCGCGCTCCGTTTTATCCCAAAGGCAGAAACTTAGTGATTCCATTCACGGCACTGGAAATGCCATGGATGTATACGTGCGTGTACGGCCATTTAGTGAGCGAGAATTATCCATGAACGCGCCGCAGCATAGCACGGTGCGCATTGAAGTAGACAATCCGTGCGTTCTTACGCTTTTGGACCCACAGAAGGACTTCAAACCCCGCCAATCCTACAGTTTTACACGCTGCTTTTGGTCCGTTCTTGAGAGCGACAGTGCAGACTGTGGGAACGCTGGAGATATATTAAGCGCTATAGGAACTTATATTGACCGACGCGTAGCCTCTCCTCGCTCGGCCCGTCAGCGTCAAGCAACTGGAAATTCGTCCCGCTCTCACTCTGCACGTGGAAAGGGAAGCGGTGACTTCTCCGGATTTGTTGAAACATCGGGATCCAATGCGGCGTTGCTAACTGTCAACACTGTTCCGCATCCCCCGTATAGCTCACAGGCAGATGTCTATAACGAGGTTGGTAGGCCTCTATTAGAGAATTCATTGTTAGGATACAATGGCTGTATCTTTGCATACGGGCAAACAGGTAGCGGCAAGACCTTTACCATGCTGGGCTACACGCCAAAAGCCAGTGATTTCCGAAGGTCCAGTCGTCGACAGCAAATTTCTATCGATGAAGCTGATGGGGAGCATTTGTTTAATTCTTCTAGTCCCAGACGGACGGCAACTCCACTGACCAGTAATCGTCTTCGCCGGACCTCGTGGAAAAGCAATATGGTTAGCCCACGAGACACGCGGAGTCTCAGTGGTACATTCCGGGTGGAAGCAGAGCAGTCCGGTGCCGGGGACGACAACAAGCCGTCGGTTGATCCGAATGAACTACAGGGGATTATTCCCCGCATTACCAGGGATCTTTTTCAAGGGTTACATGAGGTGCGTCATCGAGAAGCCTCTCATTCTTTTCGTGTGGAGTTGGAGTTCTATGAAATATACAATGAGAAGGTGTATGACCTTATAAACCCGCAAAAGGATGCTGACCTGAAGATTCGCCAGAACCCACTCACAGGTCCCTACGTAGAGGGACTTTCTTCATTAGTCGTTGTTAACGAGGTACAGGTGGCTGAAGTAATTAATAGGGGAAGCGTTGATCGTCACACCTCTTGCACTAGAATGAATGatcgcagcagccgcagtcACGCCATCATTACAATTAATATTCTGCAGCTTTCTCTCGACGGGAAGAACAGCAGCTGTCAAAAGCGTAGTAAGCTCAATCTGGTTGATCTTGCTGGATCGGAGCGTATTGGCGCTAGTGGGGTGGAGGGTTTGCACTTCAAGGAATCCACGAAGATTAACTTGTCACTCACTACGTTGGGTCGAGTCATTGATTGTCTAGCTGAGCTTTCGCAGTCAAAGGTTCCTTCTGTGACTGCTCCCTATCGCGACTCCAACCTCACATGGCTACTGATGGATTCGTTGGGCGGAAACAGCAAGACATCGATGGTGGCTACTATTTCACCCCACTGTAGCAATTTTGAGGAGATGCGACAGACAATTCGTTACGCCTCTCGTGCCAGGCAGATCGTCAACGTTGCTGTAGTGAATGAAGACCCACATGTGCGTCAGATCAATATGCTCACCAATGAAGTAGAGAACCTCAAGAAGGTAATTCGCGAAAATGGAATGAACGAGTTTACCCGCGACTACGTAATTGACTTACGGCAACGCTACAGCGACTTAGAGAAGCGTTGTGTGGAACAGCAGTTGTCCCTGGTGCAACTGCGTGCGGAAATAGAGGAGAATACAACTTACAACCGCCAAGATGAACCCACTCCAGTGTCTGGAAGAGCCACGCGAGTGTTCCGCGCGGATTTGAATGGACGGCGGACGCGAAACAATGTAAACGGAGACGAGGCAGATGCCTTAACTGTTTCGCCTCGAGTGCCGGAATCAAGGAGATCTGCAGCTGCTGCGTGGCCCACCCCTCCCAAATCGTCTCCGTGCAATAACAGTTCAAGGAACTCCAATGCTGAGGTCACGGCGGAACTGCGAACTCAAATAAAAAGACTCAAAGACGGGCTGAATACGGTGCGAGTGGACAGTTGCCTCCAGCAGTATCACGTCAAGGAATTCGCGCTTTCCTACACAACTGCCGTTTCTAACGCCATTTGTGATACTGtcataaagaagaacaaggAATTTTTGGGTCAAGCAACTCTGTTGTTTGGTACTCGGGCTGGCAGGAGGGACCCGCACCTCCGTCCTCTAAGCAGGACTCCGCGTCGGGATGTAGATGATTCCAAGAAAGTTCCCGATTGCAGGTCCTGGCGGCCCGCTGATAAGGCTGAGAATGATAGTCGTTGCGTGACGCCAAGCCACGCCGGAAAGGCTAAACGGGGGGACCCCGATGCTGCTTTGGCGATTGAATGCGCCAAATACCAGACAGAGCTGCAGCGGGTTCGCGATGAACTGGGCTCCGCGATTGTGGAAAGTCAACGGACTTCGGAGGTTCTTAGGCGGCTTCAGTACGAAAGAGAAGATCTGAAGCGGAAGAATGAGGAGATAAGCTCCAAATacgaggaaaaagagagagaagttCGCCAGTTAAAACGTCTCTTAGAGAGTGGAGCAAGGAGCCGTGAAGAGGGTGAAGGTGGCGTCGGGAGCGCCACCGATTGGAAAAAACAAGCTGATGAAGAGTTGAACTGCTTACGCGCTGCATTGCAAAAAATGTGCGAGGAACACAGCCGTGTGGAGCAACAGCACCAAGCAGAGATTCATAGCCTTATTAGCCAGCAAGACCGATTGTTTAATATTAGCAGCAGCCTTTTGGCCAACTGGGAAAGTCGTTCCGCCGCTCTAGATTCCTCCTTTGCACA